A region of Litorilinea aerophila DNA encodes the following proteins:
- a CDS encoding B-box zinc finger protein, giving the protein MTESMPTRQPEHPTADPALAAAPGTEEAEVLYCANHPNVETLLRCNKCGKPICLKCAQLTDVGYRCKECIRNVQDNYFNAVTVDNAIAFAVALVIAGIAVPILSILLGMLRGFFFWGLIIAFMLGGGAGGALAQIIRAAVGRRRGRYLRYFALAGIICGSLASLVLLNLPLLNLPLLVFGVLATATAFQILR; this is encoded by the coding sequence ATGACTGAATCCATGCCCACCCGCCAGCCGGAGCACCCGACGGCGGACCCGGCGTTGGCGGCCGCACCCGGCACGGAAGAGGCTGAGGTGCTCTATTGTGCCAATCACCCCAACGTGGAGACGTTGCTGCGCTGCAACAAATGTGGCAAACCCATCTGCCTCAAATGCGCCCAACTCACCGATGTGGGGTACCGCTGCAAGGAGTGCATCCGCAACGTCCAGGACAACTATTTCAATGCCGTGACGGTGGACAACGCCATCGCCTTTGCCGTGGCCCTGGTGATTGCCGGCATCGCGGTGCCCATCCTCAGCATCCTGCTGGGTATGTTACGCGGTTTCTTCTTCTGGGGGCTGATCATCGCCTTCATGTTGGGTGGCGGCGCCGGCGGCGCCCTGGCCCAGATCATCCGGGCCGCAGTGGGCCGGCGGCGAGGGCGATACCTGCGCTACTTCGCCCTGGCTGGCATCATCTGTGGCTCCCTGGCCAGCCTGGTGCTCCTGAACCTGCCCCTGCTAAACCTGCCTTTGCTGGTCTTCGGCGTGCTGGCCACGGCCACCGCCTTCCAGATCCTGCGCTGA
- a CDS encoding NAD(+)/NADH kinase — translation MNQHRPDTSLADAMPQRLGDQGFHRVGILHHPKKPESIQLGQQIAAFLRAHGLEEIWFESAWESEAVLEHLPNVDLLITLGGDGTLLRAARLGARHNVPMLGVKMGRLGFLAEIFPDDWQAPLTRMLQGSYWVEQRLMVRVRLERSPAEGAPRASLCEYDALNDVVLSRGGLARVVRISVQLDGGYLTTYTCDGLIVSTATGSTGYALAVGGPILPPELRNILVIPIAPHLSMDRAVVLSEGTEIRMRAYSDHEAMLTVDGQFVVEVREGDEIMVTGSPHLARFIRMRDRSYFYRTLMNKLRGPSTQEGE, via the coding sequence ATGAACCAGCATCGCCCCGACACTTCCCTGGCAGACGCGATGCCCCAGCGTCTGGGGGACCAGGGTTTCCACCGGGTCGGCATCTTGCATCACCCTAAAAAGCCGGAATCCATCCAACTGGGCCAGCAGATCGCGGCCTTCCTGCGGGCCCATGGCCTGGAGGAGATCTGGTTTGAGTCCGCATGGGAAAGCGAAGCGGTGTTGGAGCACCTGCCCAATGTGGATCTGCTCATCACCCTGGGTGGTGATGGCACGCTGCTGCGCGCCGCCCGGCTGGGGGCTCGCCACAACGTGCCCATGCTGGGCGTGAAAATGGGGCGGCTGGGCTTCCTGGCAGAGATCTTCCCGGATGACTGGCAGGCCCCCCTCACCCGCATGCTCCAGGGCAGTTACTGGGTGGAACAGCGCCTCATGGTCCGGGTTCGGCTGGAACGGAGCCCGGCAGAAGGGGCTCCCCGGGCCTCCCTCTGCGAATACGATGCCCTCAACGACGTGGTGTTGAGCCGGGGAGGCCTGGCCCGGGTGGTCCGCATTAGCGTCCAACTGGATGGAGGATACCTGACGACATACACCTGTGATGGGTTAATTGTCAGTACGGCAACCGGCAGCACCGGCTATGCCCTGGCCGTGGGGGGGCCCATCCTGCCGCCAGAGCTGCGCAACATCCTGGTGATTCCCATCGCCCCCCACCTGAGCATGGACCGGGCTGTGGTGTTGTCGGAAGGGACGGAGATCCGCATGCGGGCGTACAGCGATCACGAAGCCATGCTGACCGTGGATGGCCAGTTCGTGGTGGAGGTGCGGGAAGGGGACGAGATCATGGTGACCGGCAGCCCCCATCTGGCACGCTTCATCCGCATGCGGGATCGCAGCTACTTCTATCGCACGTTGATGAACAAGCTGCGGGGGCCATCCACACAAGAAGGTGAATGA
- a CDS encoding LysM peptidoglycan-binding domain-containing protein translates to MGTHLRLIIILTTALLLVACTRDRPTPEPTATSAVAETPTPASAPVQEPEVTVTTPEATTETPAPEGTATPEEPTTFQYTVQPGDTLFSIAQKFGTDVETIRQLNALADDNIIVGQPLYVPYVEGMTAEGLPTPTPGPYRYVIQSGDTLSAIALRFGVDPIQIMEANNLLDPNTLTVGAEIIIPNYQPPAETGTASTGGQAAQGEPVIHVVQPGEGLYEIAVKYGVSAAEIAAANNITNRNLLRVGQELIIPGVTRQQVIAERGVVHVVQPGESLLGIAIQYGVDVEAIIELNDITDPDALSVGQELVIPVQQ, encoded by the coding sequence GTGGGCACCCATCTCCGCCTGATCATCATCCTGACCACAGCCCTGCTCCTGGTTGCCTGCACGCGGGATCGCCCCACGCCAGAGCCGACGGCCACCAGCGCCGTCGCCGAGACGCCCACGCCGGCCAGCGCGCCCGTCCAGGAGCCCGAGGTCACCGTGACCACGCCGGAGGCTACCACCGAGACGCCGGCGCCCGAGGGAACGGCCACCCCCGAAGAGCCCACCACCTTCCAGTACACCGTCCAGCCGGGGGACACCCTCTTCTCCATCGCCCAAAAATTCGGCACCGACGTGGAGACCATCCGCCAGCTCAACGCCCTGGCCGATGACAACATCATCGTGGGGCAACCCCTCTACGTGCCCTACGTGGAGGGAATGACCGCCGAAGGCCTGCCCACCCCCACGCCCGGCCCCTACCGCTACGTGATCCAGAGCGGGGACACCCTCAGCGCCATCGCCCTGCGCTTCGGCGTGGACCCCATCCAGATCATGGAGGCCAACAACTTGCTGGACCCCAACACCCTGACCGTGGGTGCGGAGATCATCATCCCCAACTACCAGCCGCCGGCCGAGACCGGCACGGCCAGCACCGGGGGCCAGGCCGCCCAGGGTGAGCCGGTCATCCACGTGGTTCAACCGGGGGAAGGGCTGTACGAAATTGCCGTGAAATATGGGGTCAGCGCGGCGGAGATTGCGGCTGCCAACAACATCACCAACCGCAACCTCTTGCGGGTGGGCCAGGAGCTGATCATCCCCGGCGTGACCCGGCAACAGGTGATTGCCGAACGGGGCGTCGTCCATGTGGTGCAGCCGGGCGAAAGCCTGCTGGGCATCGCCATCCAGTACGGCGTGGATGTGGAAGCCATCATCGAGCTCAACGACATCACCGACCCCGACGCCCTTTCCGTGGGGCAGGAACTGGTGATTCCGGTCCAGCAGTGA